One genomic segment of Belonocnema kinseyi isolate 2016_QV_RU_SX_M_011 chromosome 2, B_treatae_v1, whole genome shotgun sequence includes these proteins:
- the LOC117168282 gene encoding probable malonyl-CoA-acyl carrier protein transacylase, mitochondrial, with amino-acid sequence MFHRKFLSKTVSNLTFAVRSPSCLSRTFSEKSTENDKIPEDSRETVVSKLLEESATFSEAKDTNWATNPYPETAPVNQQKQPEKEKVLPSDNSILLFPGQGVLKVGMVRDYLRFPRAKELFSIASEILEYDLLKLCLHGPQKQLDKTEFNQPATVVASLAALEKLIEERPRVLQTCRAAGGYSLGELTALIFSGAIDFESGIKLVNVRGKAMEAASEKSKQGMLFVYTRPDAKIHQVCKDAEAWARDLGVEEPVCRIAIYLYTQAKILAGNDEALRYVEENSSKLGLRKVTRLPVSGAFHTCLMEPAVEPFKNALNGTVIEEPRISVLSNHSVKRYRNQKDIRKGLLKQLVTSVKWEQTLQMLYTRPAGTPFPRTFDLGSGGQLRTILKNVNSKAYDWCYSI; translated from the exons ATGTTTCATCGAAAGTTTTTGAGTAAAACTGTTTCTAACCTCACTTTTGCCGTCCGGTCTCCCTCGTGTTTAAGTCgcactttttccgaaaaatcgacagaaaatgataaaattccggAAGATTCGAGGGAAACAGTAGTGTCAAAACTCCTCGAAGAGTCTGCCACATTCAGTGAAGCGAAAGACACCAATTGGGCAACAAATCCTTATCCGGAGACAGCACCGGTGAATCAGCAAAAACAGCCGGAAAAAGAGAAGGTTCTCCCGTCTGACAATTCAATCCTTTTATTCCCCGGACAAGGAGTTCTTAAAGTCGGAATGGTTCGTGATTATTTGCGTTTTCCAAGAGCGAAAGAATTATTCTCGATAGCGAGTGAAATTCTTGAGTACGATCTGTTGAAATTGTGCTTGCATGGACCTCAGAAGCAGTTGGATAAAACAGAATTTAATCAACCGGCAACTGTTGTTGCTTCTCTAGCTGccttggaaaaattaattgaggAAAGACCCCGAGTTTTGCAGACTTGTAGAGCCGCTGGAGGATACAGTCTTGGCGAATTGACGGCCTTGATTTTCTCTGGAGCAATTGATTTCGAGTCGGGTATTAAGCTAGTGAACGTTAGAGGGAAAGCTATGGAAGCagcttctgaaaaatcgaaacaaGGAATGTTGTTTGTTTATACGAGGCCAGATGCTAAAATTCATCAAGTTTGCAAGGATGCCGAAGCCTGGGCGAGAGATTTAGGAGTCGAGGAGCCAGTTTGTAG GATCGCGATTTACTTGTACACCCAGGCAAAAATATTAGCCGGAAACGATGAAGCACTGCGTTACGTCGAGGAAAACAGCTCGAAACTAGGTCTGCGAAAAGTGACGAGGCTTCCAGTTTCAGGAGCATTTCACACTTGCCTGATGGAACCAGCAGTCGAACCCTTCAAAAATGCTTTGAACGGCACAGTGATCGAAGAACCGAGAATAAGTGTACTTTCAAATCATTCGGTGAAACGATACCGCAACCAAAAAGATATAAGGAAAGGCTTGCTAAAACAATTAGTGACTTCAGTCAAATGGGAACAAACTCTTCAAATGTTATACACCAGACCTGCTGGAACTCCATTTCCAAGAACATTTGATCTCGGATCAGGTGGACAATTAAGGACTATTTTAAAGAACGTTAACAGTAAAGCCTACGATTGGTGTTACTCCATTTAA
- the LOC117168058 gene encoding serine protease HTRA2, mitochondrial encodes MSLLKTTQLIFKKIRPSWSRILVLPLKDRIRDYSSRGRGKTSPRSSAFLASALGSGSAIGYAFLKCRENFPSLEDVVNSLIPSVSASTINLMDVSQNRTKYNFIADVVEICAPAVVYIEIRDPKRVDLFTGKPTTYNNGSGFIVHEDGLILTNAHVVMKRPNSTVRVRLLDGTTYNGVVEDVDLQGDLATIRIDKKKLPVMKLGSSANLRPGEFVVAIGSPLSLSNTITSGVVSSANRPSEELGIHHTQMGYIQTDAAITFGNSGGPLVNLDGEVIGINAMKVTPGISFAIPVDYAKNFLKKSDDRRKGKPTPIGVYDEPGKKRYLGITMLTLTAEILSDLQHYTGNISPNVRHGVLIWRVIFGSPAHIGGLKTGDIITHANGEAVTSAKSIYKVLEKPGPVNLTVVRNGAVVNLKIDPEDSS; translated from the exons atgtctcttttgaAAACGAcacaacttatctttaaaaaaataagacctTCCTGGTCTCGAATTCTAGTCCTGCCTTTGAAAGACCGAATTAGGGATTACTCCAGCAGAGGACGAGGGAAAACTTCCCCCAGATCTTCGGCCTTTTTAGCCTCTGCTCTCGGTTCTGGCTCGGCTATTGGCTACGCATTTTTAAAATGTCGGGAGAATTTTCCATCTCTCGAGGATGTCGTCAATTCCTTGATCCCGAGTGTCAGTGCAAGTACAATAAACCTTATGGACGTGAGTCAAAATCGTACAAAATATAACTTCATCGCCGATGTGGTCGAGATTTGTGCACCAGCTGTCGTTTATATAGAAATTAGAGATCCCAAGCGGGTGGATTTATTTACGGGGAAGCCGACGACCTACAACAACGGATCCGGATTCATAGTTCATGAGGATGGTTTAATTCTGACGAATGCTCACGTTGTGATGAAGAGACCTAACTCCACGGTGAGGGTCCGCCTCCTCGATGGAACGACCTACAACGGAGTTGTGGAGGATGTCGATCTTCAGGGTGACCTTGCAACTATCAGGATTGATAAGAAAAAGCTGCCGGTCATGAAATTGGGAAGTTCGGCCAATTTGAGACCTGGGGAATTTGTTGTTGCTATTGGGTCGCCTCTTTCTTTGAGCAACACGATCACGAGTGGAGTTGTGAGCAGTGCTAATAGACCTAGTGAGGAATTGGGGATCCATCATACCCAAATGGGTTATATTCAAACGGACGCTGCAATCACGTTTGGGAATTCAG GTGGACCTTTGGTGAATCTTGACGGCGAGGTAATTGGAATAAACGCCATGAAAGTCACCCCGGGGATTTCGTTTGCCATTCCGGTTGACTACgcgaagaattttttgaaaaagtctgaTGATAGGAGAAAGGGGAAACCGACGCCCATTGGGGTGTATGACGAACCCGGGAAAAAGCGCTACCTGGGAATCACGATGCTAACTCTCACTGCCGAGATCCTCTCCGATTTACAGCATTACACCGGGAATATTTCTCCGAATGTCAGACACGGGGTGTTAATTTGGCGAGTCATTTTTGGATCTCCGGCTCACATTGGAGGCCTCAAAACTGGCGACATCATCACTCATGCGAATGGCGAAGCTGTCACTTCGGCCAAGAGTATTTATAAGGTTTTGGAAAAACCCGGACCTGTGAATCTGACCGTGGTGAGAAATGGTGCCGTCGTCAATTTAAAAATCGACCCTGAAGACTCTAGCTGA